A DNA window from Onthophagus taurus isolate NC chromosome 1, IU_Otau_3.0, whole genome shotgun sequence contains the following coding sequences:
- the LOC111416633 gene encoding serine/arginine-rich splicing factor 6-like isoform X2, which produces MGTRVFVGGLTYRVRERDVEKFFRKYGRIKEVAMKNGYAFVDFDDYRDADDAVYELNGKELLGERVSVEKARGTPRGSDQWRGNGRGYGPPRGRYRDRDSDRYGPPTRTEHRLIVENLSTRVSWQDLKDYMRQAGEVTYADAHKLRRNEGVVEFASYSDMKNAIEKLDATELNGRRIRLVEDRRRGGKRSRSSSRSRSRSKQRSRSRSKSRSRSKSRGHSKSKSPARSKSRSRSRSNPKRSSRSRSISNHKQMSKDRSHSRSASKDRRSKSKKRSRSSSRSRSRSKQRSRSRSKSRSRSKSRGHSKSKSPARSKSRSRSRSNPKRSSRSRSISNHKQMSKDRSHSRSASKDRRSKSNSRS; this is translated from the exons ATGGGAACGCGCGTTTTCGTCGGCGGATTAACGTACAGGGTGCGTGAGCGCGACGTGGAGAAGTTCTTTAGAAAATATGGACGCATTAAGGAGGTTGCCATGAAGAACGGCTACGCTTTCGTCGATTTCGATGATTATAGGGACGCCGATGATGCCGTTTATGAATTAAATGGTAAAGAATTATTAGGGGAACGTGTTTCTGTTGAAAAAGCGAGGGGTACACCGAGAGGGTCTGATCAATGGAGAGGTAATGGACGAGGATATGGACCTCCGAGAGGAAGATATCGCGATAGGGACTCCGATAg ATATGGACCACCAACCCGAACAGAACATCGTTTAATAGTTGAAAATTTAAGTACACGAGTAAGTTGGCAAGATTTGAAAGATTATATGCGCCAAGCTGGTGAAGTAACATACGCAGATGCTCACAAGTTGAGACGTAACGAAGGTGTGGTAGAATTTGCCTCTTACTCGGATATGAAGAATGCAATCGAAAAATTGGACGCAACCGAATTAAATGGACGTAGGATTAGGTTGGTCGAGGATAGGAGGCGTGGGGGAAAACGTTCGCGGTCTTCGAGTCGTAGCAGATCCAGGTCTAAGCAACGTTCTCGTTCCCGATCCAAGTCGAGGAGTCGTTCGAAATCGCGTGGACATTCGAAAAGTAAATCTCCGGCTCGATCTAAATCGCGTTCGCGGTCCCGTTCGAATCCTAAACGATCATCACGATCCCGCTCCATTTCCAATCATAAGCAAATGTCCAAGGATCGTTCGCATTCCAGGTCGGCGAGTAAAGATAGACGCAGTAAATCTAA AAAACGTTCGCGGTCTTCGAGTCGTAGCAGATCTAGGTCTAAGCAACGTTCTCGTTCCCGATCCAAGTCGAGGAGTCGTTCGAAATCGCGTGGACATTCGAAAAGTAAATCTCCGGCTCGATCTAAATCGCGTTCGCGGTCCCGTTCGAATCCTAAACGATCATCACGATCCCGCTCCATTTCCAATCATAAGCAAATGTCCAAGGATCGTTCGCATTCCAGGTCGGCGAGTAAAGATAGACGCAGTAAATCTAACAGCCGGTCTTGa
- the LOC111416637 gene encoding myb/SANT-like DNA-binding domain-containing protein 3, translating into MLWLSPFWTIISLLRNYFVIIHSILNEMFIPHKVFINDDTYNYDLEVFSHEPKRPNLSKIEKEILLELIENEIDLIEISARDGNSLYKKRLAWQRICKQFNSCDITTNKTIYQLKSWWSNYKSLPHLKSYEQIGEGNWSDENMLKNHDISEKISKDVTVFDPNLENSQTPSYASLSTIDKSMKSRKNVEEKVCDLRSDNEIPKKISKTHEKLLQELQLREIQKRYEIIQDESKVKLDILRMQLKQEEFKMIHAERDLEMQKQKIAILDLDIKQKQMDIEMRVFLLKEKQIHLKGNKRGVV; encoded by the exons atgctttGGTTGTCCCCTTTTTGGACGATTATATCACTTTTacgaaattattttgtaataatccaTTCGATTTTAAACGAAATGTTTATACCCCACAag GTTTTTATAAACGATGATACCTACAACTACGATTTAGAAGTATTTTCACACGAACCCAAACGaccaaatttatcaaaaatcgaaaaagaaattttattagaactgattgaaaatgaaatagatttaattgaaatttcggCACGAGATGGGAATTCTTTGTATAAAAAGCGTTTAGCATGGCAAAGAAtttgtaaacaatttaattcatGCGATATAACAACGAAT AAAACGATTTACCAACTAAAATCGTGGTGGTCAAACTACAAAAGTCTTCCCCATCTTAAATCTTACGAACAAATTGGAGAAGGAAATTGGAGCGATGAAAACATGCTAAAAAATCATGACATTTCCGAAAAAATCTCAAAAGATGTAACAGTTTTCGACCCAAACCTAGAAAATTCCCAAACTCCCAGCTACGCTTCGTTATCAACGATAGATAAATCGATGAAATCTCGAAAGAACGTCGAAGAGAAAGTTTGCGATCTCCGTTCAGATAACGAAATACCCAAGAAAATCTCGAAAACCCACGAGAAACTTCTTCAAGAGTTACAATTAAGAGAAATTCAGAAACGCTACGAAATTATACAGGACGAGTCAAAAGTTAAGTTGGATATTTTAAGGATGCAGTTGAAACAGGAAGAATTCAAAATGATTCATGCCGAGCGAGATTTGGAAATGCAGAAGCAAAAAATTGCTATTCTCGATTTagatattaaacaaaaacagaTGGACATTGAAATGAgggtatttttattgaaggaaAAACAAATCCATTTGAAAGGTAATAAACGTGGCGTTGTGTAA
- the LOC111416633 gene encoding serine-arginine protein 55-like isoform X1, producing MGTRVFVGGLTYRVRERDVEKFFRKYGRIKEVAMKNGYAFVDFDDYRDADDAVYELNGKELLGERVSVEKARGTPRGSDQWRGNGRGYGPPRGRYRDRDSDRYGPPTRTEHRLIVENLSTRVSWQDLKDYMRQAGEVTYADAHKLRRNEGVVEFASYSDMKNAIEKLDATELNGRRIRLVEDRRRGGKRSRSSSRSRSRSKQRSRSRSKSRSRSKSRGHSKSKSPARSKSRSRSRSNPKRSSRSRSISNHKQMSKDRSHSRSASKDRRSKSNSRS from the exons ATGGGAACGCGCGTTTTCGTCGGCGGATTAACGTACAGGGTGCGTGAGCGCGACGTGGAGAAGTTCTTTAGAAAATATGGACGCATTAAGGAGGTTGCCATGAAGAACGGCTACGCTTTCGTCGATTTCGATGATTATAGGGACGCCGATGATGCCGTTTATGAATTAAATGGTAAAGAATTATTAGGGGAACGTGTTTCTGTTGAAAAAGCGAGGGGTACACCGAGAGGGTCTGATCAATGGAGAGGTAATGGACGAGGATATGGACCTCCGAGAGGAAGATATCGCGATAGGGACTCCGATAg ATATGGACCACCAACCCGAACAGAACATCGTTTAATAGTTGAAAATTTAAGTACACGAGTAAGTTGGCAAGATTTGAAAGATTATATGCGCCAAGCTGGTGAAGTAACATACGCAGATGCTCACAAGTTGAGACGTAACGAAGGTGTGGTAGAATTTGCCTCTTACTCGGATATGAAGAATGCAATCGAAAAATTGGACGCAACCGAATTAAATGGACGTAGGATTAGGTTGGTCGAGGATAGGAGGCGTGGGGGAAAACGTTCGCGGTCTTCGAGTCGTAGCAGATCCAGGTCTAAGCAACGTTCTCGTTCCCGATCCAAGTCGAGGAGTCGTTCGAAATCGCGTGGACATTCGAAAAGTAAATCTCCGGCTCGATCTAAATCGCGTTCGCGGTCCCGTTCGAATCCTAAACGATCATCACGATCCCGCTCCATTTCCAATCATAAGCAAATGTCCAAGGATCGTTCGCATTCCAGGTCGGCGAGTAAAGATAGACGCAGTAAATCTAACAGCCGATCTTGa